A single Aspergillus chevalieri M1 DNA, chromosome 3, nearly complete sequence DNA region contains:
- a CDS encoding putative MFS quinate transporter (COG:G;~EggNog:ENOG410PMTW;~InterPro:IPR005828,IPR003663,IPR036259,IPR020846;~PFAM:PF00083,PF07690;~TransMembrane:12 (i15-32o71-89i101-122o128-145i157-179o191-211i284-306o326-346i353-372o384-408i420-441o453-472i);~go_component: GO:0016020 - membrane [Evidence IEA];~go_component: GO:0016021 - integral component of membrane [Evidence IEA];~go_function: GO:0022857 - transmembrane transporter activity [Evidence IEA];~go_process: GO:0055085 - transmembrane transport [Evidence IEA]), translating to MAQAMDRSRWTTNPYYALVILVVACGSIPKGYDEGGYSASVKLDSFTHDYNLISANWKDDPTGLANRKANITSFNVLGAAFGALFSLYLNDRLGRLNAWRLAVLVWASGTFIQVFASGIYGLLLFARIWSGLGAGLLTVVVPLYLSEIAPTRTRGLVVSCYMVILLLILTVGFFINYGAKIHMAPTRMQYRLVQSIPLIPVGIAFIGSFFCPESPRYLASKQRHDEGRAVLARLRGKSIEDPTIDEEFKTINNQVREKTADLASISHWQAFKETQLNPNYRQRFWLLMAMQTVAQWTGGNGITYYISDIFQYAGVSDDSSLISSGAYGIVKFAFTLAFTWGLIDLLGRRTCALAGLSFQLAAHIYMGAYMGLQPGSANNENASNAAIASVFIYAFGWSIGLCTIPYLYGTEIFPTRIRNISYATSMSLHWFFQFAVVRVTPNMFVSLDVWGAYLFWACICTCGLVILGIWMPETKGVPIERMGDLFDTPWYLRWKAKAREVEEPPSPSSDADGVEYTYERNEAK from the exons ATGGCGCAAGCGATGGACAGGTCGCGATGGACGACCAACCCCTATTATGCTCTGGTTATTCTTGTCGTCGCGTGCGGCAGTATCCCCAAAG GTTACGATGAGGGAGGATACAGCGCAAGCGTCAAGCTAgactcgttcacgcatgatTACAACCTGATCTCCGCCAACTGGAAGGACGATCCGACCGGGCTAGCCAACCGCAAGGCCAATATCACCTCATTTAACGTACTAGGTGCAGCCTTTGGTGCGCTGTTCTCGTTGTATCTCAACGATCGCCTGGGTCGTCTCAATGCGTGGCGACTGGCTGTGTTGGTCTGGGCGTCGGGCACTTTCATCCAGGTCTTTGCGTCAGGGATTTAtgggttgttgctgtttgcAAGAATCTGGAGTGGCCTGGGAGCTGGCTTGCTGACGGTCGTGGTACCGTTGTACCTGTCAGAAATCG CACCGACAAGGACGAGAGGTCTCGTGGTCAGTTGTTACATGGTGATTTTGTTGTTGATCCTGACAGTGG GCTTCTTCATCAACTATGGCGCCAAAATCCATATGGCCCCTACGCGCATGCAATATCGTCTCGTCCAATCCATCCCCCTGATCCCCGTCGGAATCGCCTTCATAGGATCCTTCTTCTGCCCCGAATCCCCCCGCTACCTAGCCTCCAAGCAACGCCACGATGAAGGCCGCGCCGTGCTCGCTCGCCTCCGCGGCAAATCCATCGAAGACCCAACCATCGACGAGGAATTCAAAACAATCAACAACCAAGTCCGCGAAAAAACCGCCGACCTAGCCTCCATTTCGCATTGGCAAGCCTTCAAAGAAACCCAACTCAACCCCAACTACCGCCAACGCTTCTGGCTCCTCATGGCCATGCAGACCGTCGCCCAATGGACCGGCGGAAACGGTATCACCTACTACATTTCAGACATCTTCCAGTATGCCGGCGTCTCGGACGACAGCTCCCTCATCTCCTCGGGCGCCTACGGCATCGTCAAATTCGCCTTCACTCTCGCCTTCACCTGGGGTCTAATCGACCTCCTGGGCCGGCGCACATGCGCGCTAGCCGGCCTTTCCTTCCAACTCGCCGCACACATCTACATGGGCGCTTATATGGGCCTACAACCAGGCTCCGCGAACAACGAAAATGCCTCCaacgccgccatcgcctCCGTCTTCATCTACGCCTTCGGCTGGTCCATCGGCCTGTGCACAATCCCGTACCTCTACGGCACGGAGATCTTCCCCACGCGGATCCGCAACATCAGCTACGCGACGAGCATGTCACTGCACTGGTTCTTTCAGTTCGCTGTTGTGCGCGTCACTCCTAACATGTTCGTTTCGTTGGATGTGTGGGGTGCGTACCTGTTCTGGGCATGTATTTGTACCTGCGGTCTTGTTATCCTCGGTATATGGATGCCGGAGACGAAGGGCGTGCCGATTGAGCGGATGGGCGACCTTTTTGATACGCCGTGGTATCTTAGATGGAAGGCTAAGGCgagggaggttgaggagcCGCCTTCGCCGTCGTCGGATGCGGATGGTGTTGAGTATACGTATGAGAGGAATGAGGCGAAGTAA
- a CDS encoding putative TIM barrel metal-dependent hydrolase (COG:S;~EggNog:ENOG410PMQ4;~InterPro:IPR006680,IPR032466;~PFAM:PF04909;~go_function: GO:0016787 - hydrolase activity [Evidence IEA]), translating to MASLRLCRLQGAIGRPRLDVLPKTRFLEGLPRVSFSFGTHKEEPRDYVYETQKAAPTLPLKHRLPPRSWDSHMHVVEPQRYPIAADAVYQPPSHTLKDAMAFESSIGVENIVLVQPSIYGTDNSCLLEALKKTGPSRGRGIVVIDPETVEPSTLAVWHTLGIRGVRVNLKSVGKVMDEQELEETLLRHAEIVRPLGWIIQLWVPLHMLPMLERIVPRLGVKVCIDHFGGPELSSITWKDDVDLSFDPYSLPGFSSLVSLLREGKTYVKISAPYRLSKDKQMRDIQAIALELLRVAPQRVIYASDWPHTRFDGMNIRPFTESCLRWCSSQPGLAERVFRLNTEELLC from the exons ATGGCTTCTCTGCGGTTATGTCGTCTGCAAGGAGCCATCGGGCGACCTCGTCTAGATGTACTG CCCAAGACTCGCTTCCTTGAGGGCCTCCCCCGGGTTTCATTTTCCTTCGGAACTCACAAAGAAGAACCGCGAGACTATGTCTACGAAACACAGAAGGCTGCACCAACGCTACCACTGAAGCACAGACTCCCGCCGCGCTCATGGGATAGCCATATGCACGTCGTGGAACCCCAGCGGTATCCCATCGCCGCAGACGCAGTGTACCAACCACCTTCGCATACGCTCAAGGATGCCATGGCCTTCGAGTCGTCTATCGGAGTCGAAAACATCGTTCTTGTGCAACCATCAATCTACGGAACCGACAACTCGTGTCTTTTGGAAGCACTGAAGAAAACTGGCCCCTCTCGCGGACGAGGGATAGTGGTGATCGATCCGGAGACCGTCGAACCCTCAACACTTGCGGTATGGCACACTCTCGGTATCCGCGGCGTCCGAGTCAACCTGAAATCCGTTGGCAAAGTGATGGACGAGCAGGAACTGGAGGAGACTTTGCTCAGACATGCGGAGATAGTCCGTCCTCTGGGATGGATCATCCAACTTTGGGTTCCCCTGCATATGCTACCGATGCTGGAACGCATTGTCCCCCGATTAGGCGTCAAAGTTTGTATCGACCATTTCGGAGGGCCTGAACTTTCCTCGATCACCTGGAAAGATGATGTGGACTTGTCTTTCGATCCTTACTCGCTTCCCGGTTTTTCGTCTCTGGTCTCCCTGCTCCGTGAAGGAAAGACGTACGTGAAGATCTCGGCACCTTACCGTCTCAGCAAGGACAAGCAAATGCGGGATATCCAGGCCATTGCCCTCGAACTCTTACGTGTGGCTCCTCAACGGGTGATCTATGCTTCGGACTGGCCCCATACACGATTTGATGGTATGAATATCAGGCCCTTTACGGAATCGTGTTTACGATGGTGTTCAAGCCAGCCAGGACTGGCTGAACGAGTTTTCCGTTTGAATACAGAGGAGTTGTTATGTTGA